One Desulfobulbus propionicus DSM 2032 DNA segment encodes these proteins:
- a CDS encoding 4Fe-4S dicluster domain-containing protein: MQNEDILVVMQKDLERALKAPEKSRRWAMLIDLRKCVGCHACTVGCVSENKLPPGMYYRPVHEYEQGKYPKVSRTFLPRPCMQCDNPPCVAACPVKGKDGATWKSTEGLSAGLVMINYEQCIGCGACVPACPYDARTMDQGGMHGDGTPAIQKYETMASYEYGKKWPRSGKNTPVGNARKCHFCLHRLAVGQLPMCITTCIGRSGYFGDENDPQSLIAQVKKANKVQVLKPAKKTAPRVYYVATEKLEVLYGK, from the coding sequence ATGCAGAACGAAGATATTCTGGTAGTGATGCAGAAAGATCTCGAGCGAGCCCTCAAGGCACCCGAGAAGAGCCGCCGATGGGCCATGCTGATTGACCTGCGCAAGTGCGTCGGTTGTCATGCTTGCACCGTTGGCTGTGTTTCGGAAAATAAACTGCCGCCCGGCATGTACTATCGTCCGGTGCATGAATACGAGCAGGGCAAATACCCCAAGGTGAGCCGAACCTTTCTCCCCCGGCCCTGCATGCAGTGCGACAATCCACCCTGTGTCGCCGCCTGTCCGGTTAAGGGCAAGGACGGAGCCACCTGGAAGTCAACAGAGGGTCTCAGCGCCGGCTTGGTCATGATCAATTACGAACAGTGCATCGGTTGCGGTGCCTGCGTACCTGCTTGCCCTTACGACGCCCGCACCATGGATCAGGGCGGCATGCACGGCGACGGTACGCCGGCAATCCAAAAGTACGAGACCATGGCCAGCTATGAATATGGCAAGAAATGGCCCCGCTCCGGCAAGAACACTCCGGTGGGCAATGCCCGCAAATGCCATTTCTGTCTCCACCGCCTTGCTGTAGGACAGTTACCAATGTGCATCACTACCTGCATCGGCCGGTCCGGATATTTTGGCGATGAGAACGATCCCCAGAGCCTGATCGCCCAGGTCAAAAAGGCGAACAAGGTCCAAGTGCTCAAGCCGGCCAAGAAAACCGCGCCACGGGTCTACTATGTCGCCACCGAAAAGCTGGAGGTGCTCTATGGCAAATAA
- a CDS encoding tyrosine-type recombinase/integrase, translating to MARILTRKGKKKTTYTITVRVKGYESISRTFDTKGEARIWAAEMEAEMKNQRFKDPRRAHRTLDEAFDRYLETVTSQKALTTQERERRIAKLLKEKFGRNTLLPDITPSVVAKYRDQRLKSVSAYAVRLELALLSHLFIKACKEWELPIENPVKSIERPKVPKGRIFFLKEDEAVRLLKECKASRNKRLYPYVLILLHTAMRPSEAAGLKWHQIDFDRRSLTLYITKNEPRTVPLTKTVITALEDLKKTAFDNEFVFLKGEGKSQHAQNIPSSRFRPSFDRARERAKLPLLHMHDLRHTAASQMLMAGTDIRTLAAILGHSTLQMVLRYTHLLNEHKLKAVDRINSLGIE from the coding sequence ATGGCTCGAATCCTCACAAGAAAAGGGAAAAAGAAAACGACATACACCATTACTGTTCGCGTCAAGGGATACGAGTCGATAAGCAGGACGTTCGACACAAAAGGAGAGGCACGTATCTGGGCAGCAGAAATGGAAGCGGAGATGAAAAACCAGCGGTTCAAAGACCCGCGCCGTGCTCATCGTACGCTTGACGAGGCCTTTGACCGCTATCTGGAAACAGTTACTTCCCAAAAAGCCCTGACAACCCAGGAACGGGAAAGAAGAATAGCAAAACTTCTGAAAGAAAAATTTGGCAGGAACACTTTATTACCCGATATCACACCATCCGTCGTCGCAAAATATCGGGACCAACGTTTAAAATCAGTATCTGCGTATGCGGTGCGGTTGGAATTGGCTCTTCTTTCTCACCTTTTCATCAAAGCCTGCAAAGAATGGGAACTACCTATTGAAAATCCTGTCAAATCGATTGAACGCCCAAAGGTTCCCAAAGGGAGGATTTTCTTTCTCAAAGAAGATGAAGCTGTACGTTTGCTCAAAGAATGCAAGGCTAGTCGCAATAAAAGGCTGTATCCTTACGTGTTGATCCTGCTCCACACGGCGATGCGCCCAAGTGAAGCTGCCGGATTGAAATGGCACCAGATTGATTTCGATAGACGCTCCCTGACCCTCTATATTACGAAAAATGAACCAAGAACCGTCCCTTTAACAAAAACTGTTATTACAGCCCTTGAAGATCTGAAAAAAACTGCCTTTGACAATGAATTCGTCTTTCTCAAAGGAGAAGGAAAAAGCCAGCACGCCCAAAACATTCCATCTTCAAGGTTCAGACCTTCATTTGACAGAGCCAGGGAACGTGCAAAGTTGCCACTCTTGCACATGCATGACCTTCGCCATACTGCTGCTAGCCAGATGCTCATGGCAGGCACCGATATCAGAACCTTGGCAGCGATACTCGGACACAGCACCTTACAGATGGTTTTACGCTACACCCACCTTCTCAACGAACATAAATTGAAAGCTGTTGACCGAATCAATTCTCTGGGCATTGAATAA
- a CDS encoding type IV secretory system conjugative DNA transfer family protein, with protein MKAPEQAEPKVPWTHIGQGVHLDHPQTVMELGVPDSHRKGHFWCFGTTRVGKTRIMEHIIEQDICKGYSVVAIDPKGDIDLFSKITQLAHETDRLDDLMLITPIFPQYSAILDPLSSYYMPEELVAHITAGVAIGREPYFFGVAYEVSLVVVQALIMLAEQAGTKPSFNLNDIKNHISHQDLEQLKEKIDYIDSPEAKQLSLDIQKILSTPADYYSKVASSLRVALTELTSGNVGKIIGKADENRFIQRLEEGKGIILVVQLGSLLTKRAAYTAGKVIISMIQAFVGRVYSSGRDVTPSLVLHIDEAQSVLYQGIEDLFAKAGGAGVFIHGYCQSISQLYAEVGEDRANTILDNCNTKLFMRVPDPSTANYVSEHLGEEKRFSPIISLGGNVSIRETEEVRIKPSEILKMKPRELFLITYSGTYKGVTATVEEGRLKVVFPDLAGETIIKKQTKSG; from the coding sequence ATGAAGGCACCAGAACAGGCAGAGCCGAAGGTGCCCTGGACCCACATCGGACAAGGCGTACACCTCGATCATCCCCAGACGGTCATGGAACTGGGTGTGCCCGACAGCCATCGCAAGGGCCATTTTTGGTGTTTCGGTACCACCCGGGTCGGAAAGACCCGGATTATGGAGCACATCATCGAGCAGGATATCTGCAAGGGGTATTCGGTGGTGGCCATCGACCCTAAGGGCGATATCGATCTGTTCTCCAAGATCACCCAACTGGCCCATGAGACCGACCGGCTCGACGATCTGATGCTGATCACCCCGATCTTCCCCCAGTACAGCGCCATCCTTGACCCCTTGTCGTCCTACTACATGCCCGAGGAACTGGTGGCCCATATCACCGCCGGGGTGGCCATCGGCCGAGAACCGTATTTCTTCGGGGTGGCCTACGAGGTCAGCCTGGTGGTGGTCCAGGCCCTGATCATGCTGGCCGAGCAAGCCGGAACAAAGCCTTCCTTCAACCTCAATGACATCAAGAACCACATCAGCCATCAGGATCTGGAGCAGCTCAAGGAGAAGATCGACTACATTGACAGCCCGGAGGCCAAGCAGCTCTCCCTGGACATCCAGAAGATCCTCTCGACTCCGGCGGACTACTACTCCAAGGTGGCCAGCTCGCTGCGGGTGGCGCTCACCGAGCTGACCTCGGGTAATGTTGGCAAGATCATCGGAAAAGCTGACGAGAACCGCTTCATCCAACGGCTGGAAGAAGGCAAGGGCATCATCCTCGTGGTGCAGTTGGGATCACTGTTGACCAAGCGGGCCGCCTATACCGCCGGTAAGGTGATCATCTCCATGATCCAGGCCTTTGTCGGTCGAGTCTATTCCTCAGGCAGAGATGTAACGCCCTCGCTGGTGTTGCATATCGACGAGGCCCAGTCCGTCCTCTACCAGGGGATCGAGGACCTCTTTGCCAAGGCCGGCGGGGCCGGGGTGTTCATCCACGGCTACTGTCAATCGATCAGCCAGTTGTATGCCGAGGTGGGTGAAGATCGAGCCAACACCATCCTCGACAACTGCAACACCAAGCTGTTCATGCGGGTGCCGGATCCCAGCACCGCCAATTACGTCTCCGAACACCTGGGCGAAGAGAAACGGTTTTCTCCCATCATTTCCCTGGGAGGCAACGTCTCCATCCGCGAGACTGAAGAGGTACGGATTAAGCCGAGCGAAATCCTCAAGATGAAACCCCGCGAACTTTTTCTCATTACCTACTCCGGCACCTACAAAGGGGTGACCGCCACGGTTGAGGAGGGCAGGCTCAAGGTGGTCTTTCCGGATCTGGCCGGAGAGACCATCATCAAAAAACAAACCAAGAGCGGTTGA
- a CDS encoding potassium channel family protein yields MRKVIIITVAFILLVLIGTFGYMILENTGFWMGMYLTIITVFTVGYGDIVPIHPSGRIFTVFLVITSVAFVFYTFTKITETMIEGELRGLYKRRKMNKEIARLRDHYIICGFGRIGKEICRILQEHHRPFLVIEKDEEEIRTLEELGYLRLQGDAADDEVLQTAGIERAKGLVSVVASDADNLYITLTARGLNPVLYIMARSSGGPGVQIKLKRAGASKVISPYSIGARRMAHLIVRPTVADFIDLTMRAGELDLIMEELQVGPASHLSGKNLIESEIRKKYDVIVVAIKRQDGSMLFNPKPDSVIMAGDILIVLGASEHILGLGKEM; encoded by the coding sequence ATGCGCAAAGTCATCATTATAACAGTGGCCTTTATCTTGTTGGTTCTCATCGGAACCTTCGGCTACATGATTCTCGAGAACACCGGGTTTTGGATGGGCATGTATCTGACCATCATCACCGTGTTCACCGTGGGCTACGGCGACATCGTGCCCATTCATCCCTCGGGACGCATTTTCACCGTCTTTCTGGTGATCACCAGCGTCGCCTTTGTTTTTTATACCTTCACCAAGATCACCGAGACGATGATCGAGGGCGAGCTGCGCGGTTTGTACAAGAGGAGAAAGATGAACAAAGAGATCGCCCGGTTGCGGGACCATTACATTATCTGCGGCTTTGGTCGGATCGGCAAGGAAATCTGCAGGATTCTCCAGGAGCACCACCGTCCTTTCCTGGTGATTGAAAAGGACGAGGAGGAAATCAGAACCCTGGAGGAGTTGGGCTATCTGCGCTTGCAGGGGGACGCCGCCGACGACGAGGTACTGCAGACCGCCGGCATCGAGCGCGCCAAAGGGCTGGTGTCGGTGGTGGCCTCCGATGCCGACAACCTCTACATCACCCTCACTGCCCGCGGTTTGAACCCGGTTCTGTATATCATGGCCCGTTCCAGCGGCGGCCCCGGTGTGCAGATCAAACTCAAGCGGGCTGGAGCCTCGAAGGTGATTTCGCCCTATTCGATCGGCGCCCGCCGCATGGCCCATCTCATTGTCCGGCCAACGGTCGCCGATTTCATCGACCTGACCATGCGGGCCGGCGAACTCGATCTGATCATGGAGGAATTGCAGGTCGGCCCCGCGTCGCATCTCAGCGGCAAGAACCTGATCGAGTCCGAGATCCGCAAGAAGTACGACGTGATCGTGGTGGCGATCAAACGTCAGGATGGAAGCATGCTGTTCAATCCCAAGCCCGACTCGGTGATCATGGCCGGCGATATCCTCATCGTCCTGGGCGCCAGCGAGCACATCCTCGGCTTGGGTAAGGAGATGTGA
- a CDS encoding molybdopterin-dependent oxidoreductase, translating into MANKNAKTVSRRDFLKTSALAGCGAIVATHFDFARDLIARVEAGELTQAEAYELLKAENTLYSVCLNCNTGCGIKVKILDGVAVKIDGNPYNPFNLHPHLEMKDAPATAVMVDAGLCPKGQAGHQGAYDPYRVTRVLKRAGKRGENKWTTIPFNQAIEEIVSGGKLFAHVTGEENRQISGLKELYALTDSKAFEDMGKDAVALRKKKPEERQAAIEEFKAKHAANLAALIDPEHPDFGPKNNQFVYFWGRKKAGRSNFAAAFTGAFGTNNTHGHTTVCQGSLYFACKAMSEQYVGNSFKDGQKFYWQADQENSDYILFVGANLFDGNYGPTNRAMRMTQRMADGKLKITVLDPRCTKLAAKAQRWVPVLPGTDAAFAMGMTRWILENKKYDAQFLACCNKAAATVIKEQTWSNGAWLVKLDKEGKPGKFLRAQEIGLKAAEKRTDKDGKEFDFEYLVTIKDGQPVAFDPNDDKQAVSGDLFVDTLLKDAEGKEIKVKSSLQLMLETAKEKTLSEYAALCGTDAATIEAVAKEFTSYGKKACVDVHRGPAQHTNGFYNIASFMNLNLLIGNFDWKGGMIAASTFNVDGTSSSTDKQPFNFKKMGPKGLKTFGTSIIRHDIKYEESTLFKGKESYPAKRNWWPISSDVYEEILPSIADGYPYQAKVVFSYMGAPTYSLPAGHTQIQALLDLDKLPLYIASDILIGPTSMYADYIIPDLHFLERWEFQGSHPNMPVRIQPVRQPVIASPNEVVKVFGEEQPISYETFWLALAEKLGFKGFGKDGFGEGQDFSRPDDFYIRMVANIALDRKEPVADASQEEIDLFLKSRRHLPKNVFDAERWQKIAGAAWPKVVTVLNRGGRFDAQAATYKGEQVANKCGKQINLYQEKTAGCKDAFTGKSYYGIARYVPVADTLGNEPAKLAEGYPLHLITQRDIRHTKARTITMPYLTDLMPENAIILHTGDAKKLGVKTGDQVKVVSATNPDGVWDLGNGNKKPMIGKVQVTETIRPGVVTFTLGHGHWDSGAVDVTIDGKLVKGDKKRAGGVHANAAMWVDPHLKNTCMIDKVGGSVSFYDTRVKLIKV; encoded by the coding sequence ATGGCAAATAAGAATGCAAAAACCGTCTCCCGCCGCGATTTCCTCAAAACTTCGGCCCTGGCCGGTTGCGGCGCCATCGTGGCCACCCATTTCGATTTCGCCCGCGACCTGATCGCCCGGGTCGAGGCCGGTGAACTGACCCAGGCCGAGGCCTACGAACTGCTCAAGGCGGAGAACACTCTTTATTCCGTCTGCCTCAACTGCAATACCGGCTGCGGCATCAAGGTCAAGATTCTCGATGGCGTTGCGGTCAAGATCGACGGCAATCCCTACAATCCCTTCAACCTCCATCCGCATCTGGAGATGAAGGATGCGCCAGCCACGGCAGTCATGGTCGACGCCGGTCTCTGTCCCAAGGGGCAGGCAGGCCACCAGGGGGCCTACGATCCCTACCGAGTGACCAGGGTGTTGAAACGGGCTGGCAAGCGTGGGGAAAACAAGTGGACCACAATCCCTTTCAACCAGGCCATTGAGGAGATTGTCAGTGGCGGCAAACTGTTTGCCCATGTAACCGGCGAGGAGAATCGTCAGATTTCCGGCTTGAAAGAGTTGTATGCCCTGACCGACAGCAAGGCCTTCGAGGATATGGGCAAGGATGCCGTAGCGCTGCGCAAGAAAAAACCCGAGGAGCGGCAGGCGGCTATCGAGGAGTTCAAGGCCAAACATGCCGCCAACTTGGCTGCCCTGATCGACCCGGAGCATCCCGACTTCGGACCCAAGAACAATCAATTCGTCTACTTCTGGGGTCGCAAGAAAGCCGGTCGCTCAAATTTCGCCGCCGCCTTCACCGGTGCTTTCGGCACCAACAACACCCACGGCCATACTACGGTCTGTCAGGGTTCGCTCTACTTCGCCTGCAAGGCAATGAGTGAGCAGTATGTCGGCAACAGCTTCAAGGACGGCCAGAAATTCTACTGGCAGGCGGACCAGGAGAACAGCGACTACATCCTCTTTGTCGGCGCCAACCTGTTCGACGGCAACTACGGCCCCACCAACCGCGCCATGCGCATGACCCAGCGGATGGCCGACGGCAAGCTGAAGATAACCGTGCTCGATCCGCGCTGCACCAAGCTGGCAGCCAAAGCCCAGCGTTGGGTGCCGGTGCTACCCGGCACCGATGCCGCCTTCGCTATGGGCATGACCCGCTGGATATTGGAGAACAAGAAGTATGACGCCCAGTTCCTCGCCTGCTGCAACAAGGCGGCAGCCACGGTGATCAAGGAACAGACCTGGAGCAACGGTGCCTGGCTGGTGAAGCTCGATAAAGAGGGCAAGCCCGGCAAGTTCCTCCGCGCCCAGGAGATCGGTTTGAAGGCAGCCGAGAAACGCACCGACAAGGACGGCAAGGAGTTTGACTTCGAATATCTGGTGACCATCAAGGACGGTCAACCGGTGGCCTTCGACCCCAACGACGACAAGCAAGCAGTAAGCGGCGATCTATTCGTCGACACCCTGCTCAAGGATGCCGAGGGCAAGGAAATCAAGGTCAAGAGTAGCCTGCAACTGATGCTGGAGACGGCCAAAGAGAAGACACTCTCCGAATACGCGGCTCTCTGCGGCACCGATGCGGCTACCATCGAGGCCGTGGCCAAGGAATTCACCAGCTACGGCAAGAAAGCCTGTGTCGATGTGCACCGAGGACCGGCCCAGCACACCAACGGCTTCTACAATATCGCCAGTTTCATGAACCTCAACCTGCTGATCGGCAACTTCGACTGGAAGGGCGGGATGATTGCCGCCTCGACCTTCAACGTTGACGGTACCAGCAGCAGCACTGACAAACAGCCATTCAACTTCAAGAAGATGGGACCAAAGGGGTTGAAGACCTTCGGCACCTCGATCATCCGTCACGACATCAAATACGAGGAATCCACTCTGTTCAAGGGCAAGGAGTCCTATCCGGCCAAGCGTAATTGGTGGCCGATCTCCTCGGATGTTTATGAAGAGATCCTGCCATCGATTGCCGACGGCTATCCGTACCAGGCGAAGGTGGTCTTCTCCTACATGGGGGCTCCGACCTATTCTCTGCCGGCAGGGCATACCCAGATTCAAGCCCTCCTCGATCTCGACAAACTGCCGCTCTACATCGCCAGCGATATCCTTATCGGGCCGACCTCGATGTATGCCGACTACATCATCCCGGATCTCCACTTCTTGGAGCGCTGGGAGTTCCAGGGCTCGCATCCCAACATGCCAGTCCGCATCCAGCCGGTCCGACAGCCAGTGATTGCCTCGCCCAACGAGGTGGTCAAGGTCTTTGGCGAGGAGCAGCCGATCTCCTACGAGACCTTCTGGCTCGCCCTTGCAGAAAAGCTAGGCTTCAAGGGATTTGGTAAAGACGGGTTCGGCGAGGGCCAGGATTTCAGCCGTCCGGACGACTTCTACATCCGCATGGTGGCCAACATCGCCCTGGACCGCAAGGAACCGGTGGCCGACGCCTCTCAGGAGGAGATCGATCTGTTCTTGAAATCACGCCGGCACCTACCCAAAAACGTCTTTGATGCCGAACGCTGGCAGAAGATCGCCGGTGCTGCCTGGCCCAAGGTGGTGACTGTGCTGAATCGCGGCGGCCGCTTCGACGCCCAGGCGGCCACCTACAAGGGCGAGCAGGTGGCCAACAAGTGCGGCAAGCAGATCAATCTCTACCAGGAGAAAACCGCCGGCTGCAAGGATGCCTTCACCGGCAAGTCCTACTACGGCATTGCCCGCTATGTGCCGGTAGCCGACACCCTGGGCAACGAGCCAGCCAAACTCGCCGAGGGCTATCCGCTCCATCTGATCACCCAGCGCGATATCCGCCACACCAAGGCGCGGACCATCACCATGCCCTATCTCACCGACCTCATGCCGGAGAACGCGATTATCCTCCACACTGGCGACGCCAAGAAGCTGGGGGTGAAGACCGGCGACCAGGTCAAGGTGGTTTCGGCCACCAATCCGGATGGTGTCTGGGATCTGGGCAATGGCAACAAGAAGCCGATGATCGGTAAGGTCCAAGTGACTGAGACCATCCGCCCCGGAGTGGTTACCTTTACTCTGGGCCATGGTCATTGGGATTCGGGGGCTGTGGATGTGACCATTGACGGCAAACTTGTCAAGGGCGACAAAAAGCGGGCCGGCGGCGTCCATGCCAATGCCGCCATGTGGGTCGATCCTCATCTGAAGAACACCTGCATGATCGACAAAGTTGGCGGCAGCGTGTCTTTTTATGACACCAGGGTGAAACTGATCAAAGTGTAA
- a CDS encoding radical SAM protein: MYRGWPFSCLPRLEWLQIEISSDCTANCFYCPRTVYKDRWLTQHMEESLFRRLLPAFKKIRFVHLQGWGDPFTHPQFFDFARLAKHAGCQVGTTTNGMLLNERICEQLVEERIDTVGFSLAGTGAENDHYRQGTRLEKVLSVIEDIHRAKQRTGADRPHLHIAYLLLKSGIAYLDRLPDLLRNRGIAQVVISTLDAVGSPLLANETFSPEDRLEMDEVRQHLEEVVDAGRKVGLTIYYRLPANPKKQEGDRQYIEDESFIPIPEPQMCSENVQCAAFIGVTGNVSPCVFVNLPITAPPPDPADSIAHPYRPVVFGTIANARFEKIWHSQPYASFRKAHHSGAIPAACELCTKFSR, translated from the coding sequence ATGTATCGGGGGTGGCCGTTCTCTTGTCTTCCCCGGCTTGAATGGCTCCAGATAGAGATTAGTTCCGACTGCACGGCCAACTGTTTTTATTGCCCCCGAACCGTGTACAAAGACCGATGGCTCACTCAGCATATGGAGGAGAGCCTTTTCCGCCGCTTGCTGCCAGCTTTCAAGAAAATTCGCTTCGTCCACCTGCAGGGCTGGGGCGATCCTTTCACTCACCCTCAATTCTTTGACTTTGCCCGCCTTGCCAAACATGCCGGCTGCCAGGTGGGAACCACCACCAACGGTATGCTGCTCAACGAGCGGATATGCGAACAGTTAGTCGAAGAACGCATTGACACAGTCGGGTTTTCCCTTGCCGGAACCGGCGCGGAGAACGATCACTATCGCCAAGGCACACGCCTTGAGAAAGTGTTGTCAGTCATTGAGGACATCCACCGGGCAAAGCAGCGAACTGGTGCCGACCGGCCACACCTGCACATTGCCTATCTTTTACTCAAGTCCGGGATAGCATACCTTGACCGTCTACCTGATCTGTTGCGCAACAGAGGTATTGCACAGGTGGTTATCAGTACCTTGGATGCGGTCGGCAGCCCTTTGTTGGCGAATGAAACGTTCTCGCCCGAGGATCGACTTGAAATGGACGAGGTGCGGCAGCATCTGGAAGAGGTTGTCGACGCCGGGCGCAAGGTGGGCCTGACCATCTACTACCGGCTCCCGGCAAATCCGAAAAAACAGGAGGGAGACCGACAATACATTGAAGATGAATCGTTCATTCCAATCCCTGAGCCGCAAATGTGCAGCGAAAATGTACAGTGTGCTGCCTTTATAGGCGTGACCGGCAACGTGTCGCCTTGCGTTTTTGTCAATTTGCCCATAACCGCTCCACCACCTGATCCTGCCGATTCCATAGCTCACCCCTATCGTCCCGTCGTGTTTGGCACCATAGCGAATGCCCGTTTTGAAAAAATCTGGCATTCACAGCCGTATGCATCCTTCCGCAAGGCTCATCACTCCGGCGCCATTCCAGCTGCATGCGAGCTGTGCACAAAGTTTTCTCGATAA
- a CDS encoding HU family DNA-binding protein — MNKTELIDKVAKESALSKSAAEQVVNSVFSAIAEAMKTGDKVTLAGFGTFSTADRAAREGRNPQSGEKIAIPAKKAVKFKPGSKLVDVIQCPEN, encoded by the coding sequence ATGAACAAAACCGAATTGATTGATAAGGTCGCCAAAGAAAGCGCCTTGAGTAAATCAGCCGCCGAACAGGTGGTGAACAGCGTCTTCTCAGCCATCGCAGAGGCGATGAAGACCGGCGACAAGGTGACTCTGGCCGGATTTGGCACCTTCTCCACTGCTGACCGAGCCGCCCGTGAAGGACGAAATCCGCAATCGGGAGAAAAGATTGCTATTCCAGCTAAAAAGGCAGTGAAATTTAAACCTGGTTCGAAGCTTGTTGATGTTATTCAATGCCCAGAGAATTGA
- a CDS encoding cytochrome c3 family protein, with protein sequence MKWARAAVLVMLSGSVAFAGIGGGDVTMKNKGGDTVFSHENHVTGAELKCQDCHAKLYTNTKQHKAVTMKAMEQGKSCGACHNGKKAFSVKENCESCHKK encoded by the coding sequence ATGAAGTGGGCTCGAGCTGCGGTACTTGTCATGTTATCCGGAAGCGTTGCCTTTGCCGGCATCGGCGGCGGCGATGTCACCATGAAAAACAAGGGAGGAGACACGGTTTTCAGCCACGAAAATCATGTGACAGGGGCAGAATTGAAGTGTCAGGACTGCCATGCCAAGCTCTATACCAACACCAAGCAGCATAAGGCGGTGACCATGAAGGCCATGGAGCAGGGTAAATCCTGTGGCGCCTGTCATAACGGCAAAAAGGCCTTCAGCGTTAAGGAAAATTGCGAAAGCTGCCACAAGAAATAA
- a CDS encoding ArsR/SmtB family transcription factor has translation MGTVDVNFSLRYFGAMQTITELFKSLSDETRLRLLILLQGGSEYCVCDLMNALDMPQSTVSRHLAYLKRNGWLQDRRGGVWMYYSLKKDMDAFLQAQLVLLINQLANNPVYRADKRRLEAYLQAKNPNSCK, from the coding sequence GTGGGAACCGTTGACGTTAATTTTTCGCTGCGGTATTTTGGTGCGATGCAAACAATTACTGAACTGTTCAAATCACTGTCCGATGAAACCAGGCTGCGTCTGCTCATTCTCCTGCAAGGGGGAAGCGAGTATTGCGTCTGCGACTTAATGAACGCGCTTGATATGCCGCAATCGACGGTCTCCCGCCATTTGGCCTATCTGAAACGAAACGGATGGCTACAGGATCGGCGAGGTGGGGTATGGATGTATTATTCCTTGAAGAAAGACATGGATGCCTTTCTCCAGGCCCAACTGGTTCTCCTCATCAATCAGTTGGCGAACAATCCTGTCTACAGGGCTGATAAGCGGCGCCTTGAAGCGTACCTGCAGGCCAAGAACCCCAATTCCTGCAAATAA
- a CDS encoding HD domain-containing protein, producing the protein MHPRAQSFASQLRAWSFFNQAPGQRAVCLEVVRLLDREGQCPSVVDVQGDVEAAWEQNTYRILAKTTLIEHSLNVAEQVVKLLSDNQAWHVIPDTMVAALGHDLGKLKSARGSLYALGEHPLAAGAIISAIPGFKELSRKEDILRAIKMHHKMPEGLLGKTLKKADQQARQQELERWVGVEATEEIKESHEEEAKEKPLQPSSREAVQRVQADIYGETIDSTSSREEIAPPQRMDISSWFDAAGFLAMLKPYINRIEGRRFLAFSMTDGLVYFQVKVLEEVARKQAQDAGCMEIATMAQDDPTMRQVLFSVVQQLRQQHEVIATHLIKATYFGGYFLVTRKFNTKMRGYYTPFHAEAFGSIAEMERAKPDLLRDILSVSPYTGSEQVS; encoded by the coding sequence GTGCATCCACGCGCTCAGTCCTTTGCCAGCCAGTTGCGGGCCTGGTCCTTTTTCAACCAGGCACCCGGGCAGCGTGCGGTCTGTTTGGAGGTTGTTCGCCTGCTTGACCGTGAAGGGCAGTGCCCTTCGGTGGTCGATGTCCAGGGCGATGTGGAAGCCGCCTGGGAACAGAACACCTATCGAATCCTGGCTAAGACCACGCTGATTGAACATTCCCTCAACGTGGCCGAACAAGTGGTCAAACTGCTCTCCGACAATCAGGCCTGGCATGTGATCCCGGATACCATGGTGGCCGCCTTGGGACATGACCTGGGTAAGCTCAAATCAGCGCGGGGTTCGCTCTATGCCCTGGGCGAGCATCCCCTGGCCGCCGGCGCCATCATTTCCGCCATCCCTGGGTTCAAGGAACTCTCCCGCAAGGAGGACATCCTCCGGGCCATCAAGATGCACCACAAGATGCCCGAGGGGTTACTGGGCAAGACCCTCAAGAAGGCTGATCAGCAGGCCCGGCAGCAGGAACTGGAACGGTGGGTGGGAGTGGAGGCAACCGAGGAAATCAAGGAGTCGCACGAAGAGGAAGCGAAAGAGAAGCCACTACAACCGTCATCCCGGGAAGCGGTGCAACGGGTGCAGGCTGATATCTATGGGGAAACCATCGATTCCACGTCAAGCCGGGAAGAGATCGCACCGCCTCAGCGGATGGACATCTCCAGTTGGTTCGATGCCGCTGGATTTTTGGCCATGCTCAAGCCCTACATCAACCGGATTGAGGGTCGGCGCTTTCTGGCCTTCTCCATGACCGATGGATTGGTCTATTTCCAGGTCAAGGTCTTGGAAGAGGTGGCCCGCAAGCAGGCTCAAGATGCCGGCTGCATGGAGATCGCCACCATGGCCCAGGATGATCCCACCATGCGCCAGGTGCTGTTCAGTGTTGTGCAGCAGTTGCGCCAGCAGCATGAAGTGATTGCCACCCATTTGATCAAGGCGACCTATTTCGGCGGCTACTTTCTGGTGACCAGGAAGTTCAACACGAAGATGCGAGGATACTATACCCCCTTCCATGCCGAGGCCTTTGGCTCCATCGCCGAGATGGAACGGGCCAAGCCGGATCTGCTTCGCGACATCCTCAGTGTCAGTCCCTATACCGGCAGTGAACAGGTGAGCTGA